GTAGCGCAGCAGAGCTGCGTGTGCAGGCGCAGTAAGGAATTCAGATGAGCCAGAATGTTTACCAGTTTATCGACCTGCAGCGTGTGGATCCGCCGAAGAAGCCGCTGAAGATCCGTAAAATTGAATTTGTTGAGATCTACGAGCCGTTTTCCGAAGGCCAGGCCAAAGCACAGGCAGACCGCTGCCTGTCCTGCGGCAACCCGTACTGCGAGTGGAAATGCCCGGTCCATAACTACATCCCGAACTGGCTGAAGCTGGCTAACGAAGGGCGTATTTTCGAGGCCGCCGAGCTGTCTCACCAGACCAACACCCTGCCGGAAGTGTGCGGTCGCGTGTGTCCTCAGGACCGTCTTTGTGAAGGCTCCTGCACCCTGAACGACGAGTTCGGTGCGGTGACCATCGGTAACATCGAACGCTATATCAATGATAAAGCCTTCGAGATGGGCTGGCGTCCGGATATGACCGGCGTGCGTCAGACCGACAAACGCGTGGCGATCATCGGTGCCGGTCCGGCAGGCCTGGCCTGTGCCGACGTGCTGACCCGTAACGGCGTGAAGGCGGTGGTATTTGACCGCCATCCGGAAATCGGCGGTCTGCTGACCTTCGGCATCCCGGCCTTCAAGCTGGAGAAAGAAGTGATGACCCGCCGCCGTGAAATCTTCACCGGCATGGGGATTGAGTTCAAACTCAATACCGAAGTGGGCCGTGACGTGCAGCTCGACGATCTGCTGAAAGATTACGATGCCGTGTTCCTGGGCGTCGGCACCTATCAGTCGATGCGCGGTGGGCTGGAAAACGAAGATGCCAACGGCGTATTCGATGCCCTGCCGTTCCTGATTGCCAACACCAAGCAGATGATGGGTTACGGCGAAACCGCCGCTGAGCCATACGTCAGCATGGAAGGCAAACGCGTGGTGGTGCTGGGCGGCGGTGATACCGCGATGGACTGCGTGCGTACCTCCATTCGTCAGAATGCGGCGCACGTGATCTGTGCCTATCGTCGTGACGAAGAGAACATGCCGGGCTCAAAACGCGAAGTCAAAAACGCGCGTGAAGAGGGCGTTGAGTTCCAGTTCAACATCCAGCCTCTGGGTATTGAAGTGAATGCCAACGGCAAGGTCAGCGGTGTGAAGATGGCGCGTACCGAAATGGGCGCACCGGATGCCAAAGGCCGTCGTCGGGCGGAGATCGTTGCCGGTTCCGAGTATGTGATCCCGGCTGATGCGGTGGTGATGGCGTTTGGTTTCCGTCCGCACAGCATGGAGTGGCTGGCGAAACACAGCGTCGAGCTGGACTCTCAGGGCCGTATCATCGCCCCGGAAGGCAGCGACAACGCGTTCCAGACCAGCAACCCGAAAATCTTCGCCGGTGGCGATATCGTTCGCGGTTCTGACCTGGTGGTGACCGCCATTGCCGAAGGCCGTAAAGCGGCAGACGGCATCATGAACTTCCTCGAAGTCTAAACAATACGGCCCGGTGGGATCCGCTCCCGCCGGGCCGTGTTTTATGCCTGCCTTCCGCCATTACAGATAGACAATACTGATCACCGCCTCACCGTCTAACGAGATCCTCTGACTGCTCCCGAGTTTGTTTGCCACGGCAACGCTTACCTGCAGCGGTACACTCACGGAACTCACCGCCTGTGGCACCAGCGTTCCTTTCTTCACGAAGGTATAAAAATAGCTTTCGGTTGCCGGCAACAGGTAGTGATCGAGCCTCGTCCAGGGGCCGCTTTTGCTTTCCGAACCGGCCATATCTACGTTGACGTTCTGACTACCATCCAGCGCAACGATGCTGTCAGCGTTAATCAGGATCGCATAGCTGCCGATAGGCTTGTTCTCAGCGGTCACGCCCAGACCAAATAGCCTTGAGGCATACGCCACATTCAGGCCGCCATTGGTACTGAAGTGCGGGCCGACTGCACGCTCGGTATCTTCCCCAATCCTTACCGATGACGAACGGGTATCCCGCGAGGTGATAGCCAGGGCCGTAGAGGATTCGCAGGTAATGGCTAAGGTCAGCTCCCGCGTCCCTAACTGGTTAAAAGCGTCAGGAGATAAACTGCCGGCGTTGCGGGAGCCAAAATCAGCAATACCGTTATTGCTCAGAACGGGTACGCAGGCAGCAGCATCTGCTGTCAGCTCAAAATCGACATCGACGGTATCATTTGCCGATACAGAGGCGGTCGTTAAGGCCGCCAGAAGCAAGTAAATTCGTCGCATCATTGCACATCCAGTTTAATGTTCAGGTTGCCACGCCAGGTCGTTCTGTCGGTGATGGATCCCGGCTTTATCGTGGATGCTACCAGAAGAGAGACCGAGGCGGTTTTGCCCCGTATCTCTTCGCCATGAACAAACGCCAGCCCTTGATTCAGCGCGACGTCGAGTTTTGCACTACCGCCGGTACGGGGAAGTGCGTCATTCAACTGAACCGGAGCAAGGCGCACAGACTGGTCATCGACATACGCATTTGTCGCGGTGACCTGCATTTCGCCTTCGCTGCCCAACGAAAATGTGCCATTTTGCGGTAAATTACTGCCCACAAACAGGCGGATGCGCTGCGGCTCGCTACAGACCACCTGAATCTGGATCTGCTTTTCCGGTAGCGTAACTGGTTGCCCGCCCGCCTGTTGCCGCTCGGCGGCACTTAAGCGGCTGTAGGCGATCTTTTGCTGACTGGCGATAATCTGGCAGTCGGCCCAACTCTGGACGGGCACCGCAAGCAGCGCCCCCATCAGCAGGAAAATTCTCACTGGCATACTCCCTTTGCCGTTTCATAGAAGACCCCGGCTTGCGCCTGGTCAGGTAGCGTCAGCGTAATGCGGCAGTTGTCGGGCTCCGTTTGCGCCACCAGCGTCTGACGGGCGCTGGCGTTATCCAGGAATACCACGCCTTCATCGACCGAGGTGGTGAGATAGGTGCCGCGATCGTCGGTAATAGCGATGTTTTTCGGCAGCTTTTTACCCTCTTTCGTACTCACCTCCAGCAGAACGCGACGCTGGGTGATTGCCGTAAACTGTACTTTCCCTACCGAACCACGTCCCTGATTTAACACCCGGGTACCGTTGCCGATGTCCATGTTTTTCGGCAGGGTTTCCGTGTTGACCTCAACGCGGGAATTCTGCCAGGCGTTCAGGGAAGGCAGCACCGCATAGCCGCGGAAGTCTGTCCATACCGGTCCCTGCGGAGTATCGATTTTGACCCCGGAAACGGGCTGATCCAGCGAGACCACCCCGAAGGTGTCACGTACCGGCAACGGCGAGAAGGTGACGCCGTTGGCATGGCCGACGATGCCGCCCTGCAGGATGCCGGAATAGTTACGTCGATGATCTCCGGCCACGTTGCCATTCAGCATCAGCTGCGAGTAGTGCAGATTGCTGTTCAAGCCTGCGCTGACGCTCTTATCCTGCGACGACTGTCCTACCTCAGTGCCCAGCGTATAGGCGTTATTTTCCGAGAGGTTGCCCGCTAAGGTGGTGCCATAGCGGGAACTCTCTCCCTCACGACGCGCATAGGTGTTCAGACTGGCTTTTCCTAACGGGATGCTGACATTCAGGTAAAACAGGTCGTCTTTCTTCCCGTCTCCGCTGTCGTCGTTCAGCTGATGCTGCCAGTTCGCAGAGACATACGCTGAGAGGAAACTGCCCCCCCCACCCTGCAGTAATGAAACGTGATTTCCCCTGGTGGTGGCGGTTTTTCGTTTCATAGAAGCTGCTGCTGAAGGTGCCCATCCCAGGGCTTTGCCACTGGAGCCCGACAGAATATTCATGCTGCTTTGTGGCGGTAAAACCTTTATCGACAAACTCCGAAAACTCCCGATAGCCCGGCGAATAATAGGTCGAGGATGCCGTAACGCTCACACCCAGCGACAACGCGATAGAAGTTTCCACGCGATAACGCTGGCCCTGACGCGCGTTTTCACGATCCCAGGACTGATTGGCCTTAAAACTTAGTATCGACAACGGAGACGGCGAAGTATCAATGCCCAGCCCGGCGGCCTGAAAATCCTGAGAGACGATCATCGCCGCCGTGACATTACTCCCGGGAAGCAACCGCCAGCCATTAGACACGCTGAGCACCATCGGCTTGTCATCGTAATCGTCGCTGATGCGGCCAATGGATAAAAACAGCCCGGCAGGGTTGCCCATCCTCTGCAGATAGAGGCTGGCCGGAATGACAAAACTATGCTGGCTGCCGTCGGTCTCGACTACGGTGACGTTGAGATCGCTGGTGTAGTTGCGCAGCTCGACATCGGTCAGGGTAAAAGGCCCCACCGGCACCAGCGTCGAATAGACCAAGATCCCCTGCTGGCGAACTTCTACGCGCGCCTGTGGCGTATTGGCGATCCCGCTGACCCTGACCTGCCCTTCCGGAGAGGCCAGAGCGCCTTCGGGTGACAATGAAACGCCGTACAGCCCCGTACCTTCCAGCAGAGGGTTATTAATATTCACTTCACCCACTTTGGCAGTGCTGCGCAAATTAACGAAAGTGTGCTGTAAATAAGTCTGATTGTTTTCGCTGTTAAACTGCCCTGCTGAATGGCTTAACAGCTGATGGCTACGGAGTAACCAGCTCGCGATATTCACCCCACCATCAAGCTGCAACTGCGAATAGGTGTTACTGCCGCCGCTGAATTCACTGCGGGAAGACATTGCCGAGTAATTCAGCAGGGCGCCCGAGCCGTCCATCGCGAAACCCGCCGGGGACAGACCATAGCGATTTATTTCATCAGGCGGCACGATTAATTCCACTAGCTCCTGACCCGGTAAGGTATTAATCAGAGCTTCAGGATGCGCCTGAAGATAGGGGTAACACCCGTCCTGATAGTCGCCAGGAATGCGAATATTCGCCTGCTCCATTAAGGCCTTGTCGAAACAGAGTTCACCGTTCTGATTGAAATGAGCAACGATATTTCCCTTCTCCAGTCCGTTCACTTTTAGCATCACCGGTGTCGGGCCAGGCCTGAATCGGGCTTTATTTGCGAAATAAGTGGAGACGTCAGGGTTAATGCCTAATGATTTTAATGTTTCACTGTCAAACTCAACGGCCCCGGTTTCTGAATCAGAGGCATATCCCTGTTTAGAGCACAACAAACTGACTGCGCAGACAAGCAGCGTTCTTTTAAACATCCGTGTATTCCCTGAACAATTTACTGCAATGGCGCTATATAGCGTTCACCTTTATATCCATAACGGCTGGCTGGATAAAATTCGACTTTTGTGTCCGCCTTATTTGTTAAGGTCACCGTCATGCTGGAATGCGGTAATAAATAGGTCTTTGGCAGCTTTCCTTGCTTACCCGACGGCAATGAGGTGAATCCTGTCGTCATCCGCACCACGTAATTTGACGGATTGTTGATTACCAGGGAATTACCCTGTTTACGCCACTCCAGATGTTTCCACGGCGTATTATCTTCTGCGAGTCCGGCAGGATGAATAATTACCGGTAGATCCTGACGAATGGTGACAGCCAGTCTCTCCTTGCCTCTCTCTTTCGGCGGAATGCCCTCGAAGGTGACCCGTTTTAACTCTTGCTGCGTTAGCGGTTTATCCATTTGCAGCATGAAGCGCATACGCTGCACAGCACCCGCTTCTACCCTTACAACAGGCTGGGAGACGATCAGGTGAACCGATTTATTGCTTTCGGGGAGATCGACAATATTGGTGTAAAGCAGGGCAGGTTTCGGATCCGTATTGGTGACATTCATACTGGCTTCGCCTTTATTGGCATCTACCAGTAATACGGACGTTTCGGGCACCATGCCGGTAGCGCACGCACCTGCAGAAATAAAGAGTAGTGAGAAAATAACGCTACGTTTCATAATATTCTCAAGTAAGTTTAATAATGAAATGAGACAGTTAATTCCCGGAGATAAAAACAGACCGTCACCCGACGTATTAACTGCCGCAGGTTTAATACGGTCTGTATTAAAAAGAATATTTAAAAATGCAATGCGGCATTATTTATTCGTTATATGCCCTTCGCCGCACGCATTATCATATCTTAGAGGTAGACGAGGCTCAGGGTTGCATTGCCATCCAGAGTGATTTCGTCAGAGCCCAGCACAGAGCTTGGCTGTACGCCTGCAGAGATTTTAAGCGCGAAGGAGGCCTCTTCAAACAGCTGAGGTTGGGAACTACCGGTTTTTGCGACAGTAGTAATACGCGCGCTATCAGCTACCTGATAAACAGCGGTATTTGTACGCCAGCTTTTGCCTTCATCATCAGAGTAAACCAGGCTCGCAGCGGCACCGTCAGCAGTGGTATTTGCACCATCCAGGGTTACGGAATAGGCGCCAATCTTCGCGTTATTTGACGCCAGACCCAGGCCAAAACCGAAGTAAGTTTGCGCGGCTGATGCACCACCAGAAACTGGAGAGACAATATAATTGGATGCAGACAGGGCGACAGCAGAGCTGGTGCGGTTATCGATCATTTTGAAACCAACAGCGGCCTCCGCTTCACAGGAGATCGAGAAGGTGATGTCTTTAGCACCCAGTTGGACGAGGCCATTGCCTTCAGCCGGGCTTTTGATAACAGAAGCGGCAATAGTACCGAAGGATACTTCGCCACTGTTGCTCAACGTTGGAGTACAAGCCGCTGGAACAATTGAACCGGTCACTTTTAATGTTGATTCATTTGCAGCATTTGCCTGAGCGGCAACGAACAGCGCAGCACAGACACTCAGCGTAGACAGTGTTTTCTTAAATGCAGTCATTTTCTTTCCTTAATTTCATCCACCAACAGTGAATTCGGTTGGTTATATCCCTACAGAATGAGGCACTTCACAGTGAATAATACATTCACCGACTATTTGTAAGAAATAGTGACGACAAGACTACAGGATAACCTTACGACTATCATTTAAGTTCGCTACATCTTCTATTAACATAAGCTAATATATTTTATTCTTTGCCATATAACAGACAATGATGATGACGTAATACATTGTTTAACAGCGTTTTTTGGATCATATCCGCAATCAAAAACGTTAATATAATCCGAAAAAAATAATTACAGTGCTAATGCATTAATCCAACACAAATTCAAATTAATTAGTGACTATAATGAGTCGAGGTTGAACATTAATTAATATTTAATATGTGATTAATATGATTCATTTTAAAAAAATATGTGTAGTTTTTTTAATTATTGAATCAAGTTATCATTCGACGTAAAAAAAGGGCCAGAGGCCCCTTTTATTATTTCACAACGCGCAGTGCCGGACGGCCGCCACGCGGAGGTGGGGTATCGTCAGGATCGTCATCGTGATCCGGTTTATCACCGTCGATGATCGACATGACTGGCTCGCTTTCGCTTTCAGTCGCACCGTTTTCATCATTGAGGCTGGACACGTCTTCATCATAAGCCGCTTCCGGCTCAAACATGGTACCAGCGCCGTTTTCACGGGCATAGATAGCCAGTACGGCAGCCAGCGGCACAGAAACCTGACGAGGAACCCCGCCGAAGCGGGCATTGAAGCGCACTTCGTCATTCGCCAGTTCCAGGTTACCTACCGCACGCGGCGCAATATTCAGTACGATCTGCCCGTCGCGCGCATACTCCATCGGTACTTGCACGTCAGGTAACGTCACATCCACTACCAGGTGCGGCGTGAGCTGGTTATCCAGCAGCCATTCATAGAATGCGCGCAGCAGATACGGACGGCGTGGAGATAGCTGTGACATTTCCACAATCATTAACCCCGGCCGAGACGCATTTCACGTTCAGCTTCTGTCAGTGAAGCCAGGAAAGAGTCGCGTTCGAAGACACGCGTCATGTAACCTTTGAGCTCTTTCGCACCCGGGCCGCTAAACTCGACGCCCAGAATCGGCAGACGCCACAGCAGCGGAGCCAGGTAGCAATCGACCAGGCTGAACTCGTCGCTCAGGAAGAACGGGCGCTGACCGAACACCGGTGCAATCGCCAGCAGCTCTTCACGCAGCTGTTTACGCGCAGCATCGGCTTCTGAGGAGGAACCGTTCACAATAACGTTCATCAGCGTATACCAGTCTTTCTCGATACGCTGCATGTACAGGCGGCTTTCACCACGGGCAACCGGATAGACCGGCATCAGTGGCGGATGCGGGAAACGCTCATCCAGGTATTCCATAATGATACGGGATTCCCACAGGGTCAGCTCACGATCCACCAGCGTTGGTACGCTCTGGCTTGGATTGAGATCGATAAGATCCTGAGGCGGGTTATCCTTTTCCACATGCTCGATCTCAAAACTGACACCCTTCTCGGCCAGCACGATACGAACCTGATGGCTATAAATGTCAGTAGGACCAGAAAACAGCGTCATTACCGAACGTTTGTTGGCAGCGACAGCCATGAAAACCTCCAGGTATATTCAGAATTTTTACTGCTACCAGCCATACAGGCTAGCCAGATGTTTTGTTGTCCATCCCTGAGAATTTCTCCTCTTGTTCAAAAAGAGAACAAAAATCGAGCATTCACCGTTATTTGGACAGAAAAGTGGATGATAGTTTACCAGATTTTGCGGCCTTTGTGGTGAGGGGATTCTGGAAATGCGGAAAAAGAGGTCAGAAAGGACGTCTGTATGTGGATAACCCGGACGTTACCCATAAAAAAACCCGCCGAAGCGGGTTTTTCGCCAATTGTACTCTGCCGAAGCAGAAACCAATTAACGTTTGGAGAACTGTGGACGACGACGCGCTTTACGCAGACCGACTTTCTTACGTTCAACCTGACGAGCGTCACGAGTAACGAAGCCTGCTTTACGCAGTTCGCCACGCAGGGACTCGTCGTACTCCATCAGAGCGCGGGTGATACCGTGACGGATCGCACCAGCCTGACCAGAGATACCACCACCTTTAACAGTGATGTACAGATCCAGTTTCTCAACCATGTCGACCAGTTCCAGCGGCTGACGAACTACCATGCGGGCAGTTTCACGACCGAAGTACTGTTCCAGAGAACGTTGGTTGATTACGATTTTACCACTGCCCGGTTTGATGAACACGCGAGCGGCGGAGCTTTTGCGGCGACCAGTGCCGTAGTATTGATTTTCAGCCATTGCCTATAATCCCGATTAGATGTCAAGAACTTGCGGTTGCTGTGCCGCGTGGTTGTGCTCGTTACCTGCGTAAACTTTCAGTTTACGGTACATAGCACGACCCAGCGGGCCTTTTGGCAGCATGCCTTTAACCGCGATTTCAATCACACGCTCAGGACGGCGGGCAATCATCTCTTCAAAGGTCGCTTGTTTGATACCGCCGATGTGGCCGGTGTGGTGATAGTACACTTTGTCAGTACGCTTGTTGCCGGTTACAGCAACTTTGTCAGCGTTCAGAACGATGATGTAATCACCGGTATCTACGTGCGGAGTGTATTCCGCTTTGTGCTTACCGCGCAGGCGACGAGCCAGTTCGGTAGCCAGACGGCCCAGTGTTTTACCGGTCGCGTCAACAACATACCAGTCGCGTTTTACGGTTTCTGGTTTAGCTGTAAAAGTTTTCATTAAAAGCTTACCCAAATAAATAAGTTACACGTTGGTGAACACCCAAACGTTTAGTAGTTGAGGTTCACACGACATTGTCCAGCAAACCTACCCCTTCGAATAGCCTATGCCGGCGCAGAGAAAGTTTTGGGAAAAAAACCTTCTTGTAACGTGGGGTCGCAAGATTATAGAGAAGTCAGGGGTAAAGGTCGACCCCTAATTGTGATTTGAGACGGGTTTTTCCGGGGTGAAGACAGTGCGGTCTGGTGCCCTCACCCCCAGCCCCTCTCCCACGGGGAACTGTGCGGTCTGGTGCCCTCACCCCCGGCCCCTCTCCCACGGGGAGAGGGTAGCTATTATTAAGGCATGTGCTCGCGCTTCAGGTACTCTTCGCTTTGCATCTCCTGCAGGCGCGACAGGCAGCGCTGGAACTCAAACTTCAGCCGTTCTCCCTGATAGATTTCATATAAAGGGACGGCGGCGCTCACCACCAGCTTGACGTGGCGTTCGTAAAACTCATCGACCAGCGCGATAAAGCGTCGGGCTTCGCTCTCCATCAGCGTGGTCATTACCGGCACATCGAACAGCATCACCGTATGGAACAGGCGCGAGAGCGCTATATAGTCGTGCTGGCTGCGGGCATCGACACACAGGGTGGCAAACGACACGGCGAGGGTTTGATTGACGACGCCCAGCGTTTGCAGCGGGCGATGGTTCACCTCCAGTACGGCGGCATTATCACGTTTTGCCCCTGCCAGCGCCAGCCACAGCTTGTCCATCTGCTGTTGCGTGTCATCGTTTAACGGCGAGATCCACAGATGGGCCTGGGTCAGGGTCCGCAGGCGGTAGTCGACGCCGGCATCGACGTTCATGATGTCGCAATGCGCTTTTATCGCATCAATAGCGGGCAGGAAGCGGGCGCGTTGCAGCCCGTTACGGTACAGCTCATCGGGTGGGATGTTAGAGGTCGCTACAAGCGTAATGCCGCGGGCAAACAGCGCTTTCATCAGCCCGCCCAGCAGCATGGCGTCGGTAATATCGGAGACAAAAAACTCATCGAAGCACAGCACGTCGGTTTCAGCTTTGAAACGCTCGGCAACGATATCAAGCGGGTCGCTATGCCCCTGCAGGGCCGTCAGCTCTTCATGTACCCGCAGCATAAACCGGTGAAAATGCAGGCGCTGCTTACGCGTTCCCGGCAGGCTCTGATAAAACAGATCCATCAGCCAGGTTTTACCGCGCCCTACCCCGCCCCACATATATAAGCCGCGTACCGCCGTGACGCTCCGCGGCGCTTTCTTGCCCAGCAGTCGTCCAAACGCGGCCTTGAGTCCTCCCGCAGGGGCGGCTTCGGTCGGCTGGGTGGTCAACTGCTGCCATATGCTGTCCAGACGCCTTACTGCTTCACGCTGTACATCATCTGGTTGGTGGGAGCCCTCGTTCAGGGCCCGTTGGTAATGCGATGTCGGGGAAAGGCTTTGCATGATCTTATTGTTATTCCTTCAATTAATACCCGCCAGCCTGCTCAGTTGGCGAAAAAAAGGCCGTTCTACAGTACGCGATGATGCGGTGGGATTCCACTTCTAAGGAAATAGCGGTTATAGTGGCATAATCAGGCACAGGCATGAAGCCGAGCCAACACCCTACGGAACCACAAGACAACGGGAGAAGTTCATGACCTGGGAATATGCGCTAATTGGTTTAGTCGTCGGCATCGCTATTGGCGCCGTGGCCATGCGTTTTGGAAATCGCAAATTGCGCCAGCAACAGGCGTTGCAGTACGAACTGGAAAAGAACAAAGCTGAACTGGATGAGTATCGCGAAGAGCTGGTAAACCACTTTGCCCAGAGCGCCGAGCTGCTGGACAACATGGCCCATGATTACCGCAAGCTTTATCAGCACATGGCGAAAAGCTCCAGCAACCTGCTGCCGGAGATGAGCGCAGAGAACAATCCGTTCCGCAACCGTCTGGCGGAGTCTGAAGCCAGCAACGATCAGGCGCCGGTACAGATGCCGCGTGACTACTCCGAAGGTGCATCCGGCCTGCTGCGCGGTGGCGCAAAGCGCGATTAATCGCACATCGCAAATAAATTTTACGGGCGCAGCCATTGCGCCCGTCCTTTCTTCCTGACCCCAGCTATTATTTAGTCAAACACCTCATTGTTCAGCGTTTTAAAATTCAATAACATCAGACTGTTTCAGGGCCGTTATTCCTTCATTCCAGGTTGCGAGAGCCAGCATAAATGAACAAAAAAAATCAGCTGTTGAGCGCGTTAGCATTGAGTATCGGATTATCGCTGTCGGCATCCTGGCCGACGGCGGCCGCAATCCCTTCGCAGGTCCCGGGCCAGGCGGCACTTCCGAGCCTTGCCCCGATGCTGGAAAAAGTCCTGCCCGCGGTGGTAAGCGTGCAGGTTGAAGGCACTGCGGTGCAGAGCCAGCGCATTCCGGAAGAGCTGAAAAAGTATTTTGGTGATGATGCCCCTGACCAGCAGGCCCAACCCTTTGAGGGGCTGGGCTCCGGCGTGGTAATAGATGCCGCGAAAGGCTATGTCCTGACCAACAACCACGTCATCAGCCATGCCGATAAAATCAGCGTCCAGATGAACGATGGCCGGGAGTTTGAGGCCAAACTGATTGGCGGGGACGATCAGAGTGATATCGCCCTCCTGCAGCTGCAGAATCCAACCGGCCTGACGCAAATCGCCATCGCCGATTCCGACAAGCTGCGCGTCGGGGATTTTGCCGTCGCGGTAGGTAACCCCTTCGGTCTGGGCCAGACGGCCACCTCCGGCATCATTTCCGCGCTGGGTCGCAGTGGTCTGAACCTCGAAGGGCTGGAGAACTTTATCCAGACCGATGCCTCCAT
This Leclercia sp. S52 DNA region includes the following protein-coding sequences:
- a CDS encoding glutamate synthase small subunit, which codes for MSQNVYQFIDLQRVDPPKKPLKIRKIEFVEIYEPFSEGQAKAQADRCLSCGNPYCEWKCPVHNYIPNWLKLANEGRIFEAAELSHQTNTLPEVCGRVCPQDRLCEGSCTLNDEFGAVTIGNIERYINDKAFEMGWRPDMTGVRQTDKRVAIIGAGPAGLACADVLTRNGVKAVVFDRHPEIGGLLTFGIPAFKLEKEVMTRRREIFTGMGIEFKLNTEVGRDVQLDDLLKDYDAVFLGVGTYQSMRGGLENEDANGVFDALPFLIANTKQMMGYGETAAEPYVSMEGKRVVVLGGGDTAMDCVRTSIRQNAAHVICAYRRDEENMPGSKREVKNAREEGVEFQFNIQPLGIEVNANGKVSGVKMARTEMGAPDAKGRRRAEIVAGSEYVIPADAVVMAFGFRPHSMEWLAKHSVELDSQGRIIAPEGSDNAFQTSNPKIFAGGDIVRGSDLVVTAIAEGRKAADGIMNFLEV
- a CDS encoding DUF1120 domain-containing protein; the encoded protein is MMRRIYLLLAALTTASVSANDTVDVDFELTADAAACVPVLSNNGIADFGSRNAGSLSPDAFNQLGTRELTLAITCESSTALAITSRDTRSSSVRIGEDTERAVGPHFSTNGGLNVAYASRLFGLGVTAENKPIGSYAILINADSIVALDGSQNVNVDMAGSESKSGPWTRLDHYLLPATESYFYTFVKKGTLVPQAVSSVSVPLQVSVAVANKLGSSQRISLDGEAVISIVYL
- a CDS encoding fimbria/pilus outer membrane usher protein, coding for MNDDSGDGKKDDLFYLNVSIPLGKASLNTYARREGESSRYGTTLAGNLSENNAYTLGTEVGQSSQDKSVSAGLNSNLHYSQLMLNGNVAGDHRRNYSGILQGGIVGHANGVTFSPLPVRDTFGVVSLDQPVSGVKIDTPQGPVWTDFRGYAVLPSLNAWQNSRVEVNTETLPKNMDIGNGTRVLNQGRGSVGKVQFTAITQRRVLLEVSTKEGKKLPKNIAITDDRGTYLTTSVDEGVVFLDNASARQTLVAQTEPDNCRITLTLPDQAQAGVFYETAKGVCQ
- a CDS encoding fimbria/pilus outer membrane usher protein, with the protein product MLKVNGLEKGNIVAHFNQNGELCFDKALMEQANIRIPGDYQDGCYPYLQAHPEALINTLPGQELVELIVPPDEINRYGLSPAGFAMDGSGALLNYSAMSSRSEFSGGSNTYSQLQLDGGVNIASWLLRSHQLLSHSAGQFNSENNQTYLQHTFVNLRSTAKVGEVNINNPLLEGTGLYGVSLSPEGALASPEGQVRVSGIANTPQARVEVRQQGILVYSTLVPVGPFTLTDVELRNYTSDLNVTVVETDGSQHSFVIPASLYLQRMGNPAGLFLSIGRISDDYDDKPMVLSVSNGWRLLPGSNVTAAMIVSQDFQAAGLGIDTSPSPLSILSFKANQSWDRENARQGQRYRVETSIALSLGVSVTASSTYYSPGYREFSEFVDKGFTATKQHEYSVGLQWQSPGMGTFSSSFYETKNRHHQGKSRFITAGWGGQFPLSVCLCELAASAERRQRRREERRPVLPECQHPVRKSQSEHLCAS
- a CDS encoding fimbria/pilus chaperone family protein — translated: MKRSVIFSLLFISAGACATGMVPETSVLLVDANKGEASMNVTNTDPKPALLYTNIVDLPESNKSVHLIVSQPVVRVEAGAVQRMRFMLQMDKPLTQQELKRVTFEGIPPKERGKERLAVTIRQDLPVIIHPAGLAEDNTPWKHLEWRKQGNSLVINNPSNYVVRMTTGFTSLPSGKQGKLPKTYLLPHSSMTVTLTNKADTKVEFYPASRYGYKGERYIAPLQ
- a CDS encoding DUF1120 domain-containing protein produces the protein MTAFKKTLSTLSVCAALFVAAQANAANESTLKVTGSIVPAACTPTLSNSGEVSFGTIAASVIKSPAEGNGLVQLGAKDITFSISCEAEAAVGFKMIDNRTSSAVALSASNYIVSPVSGGASAAQTYFGFGLGLASNNAKIGAYSVTLDGANTTADGAAASLVYSDDEGKSWRTNTAVYQVADSARITTVAKTGSSQPQLFEEASFALKISAGVQPSSVLGSDEITLDGNATLSLVYL
- the sspB gene encoding ClpXP protease specificity-enhancing factor, which gives rise to MEMSQLSPRRPYLLRAFYEWLLDNQLTPHLVVDVTLPDVQVPMEYARDGQIVLNIAPRAVGNLELANDEVRFNARFGGVPRQVSVPLAAVLAIYARENGAGTMFEPEAAYDEDVSSLNDENGATESESEPVMSIIDGDKPDHDDDPDDTPPPRGGRPALRVVK
- the sspA gene encoding stringent starvation protein SspA → MAVAANKRSVMTLFSGPTDIYSHQVRIVLAEKGVSFEIEHVEKDNPPQDLIDLNPSQSVPTLVDRELTLWESRIIMEYLDERFPHPPLMPVYPVARGESRLYMQRIEKDWYTLMNVIVNGSSSEADAARKQLREELLAIAPVFGQRPFFLSDEFSLVDCYLAPLLWRLPILGVEFSGPGAKELKGYMTRVFERDSFLASLTEAEREMRLGRG
- the rpsI gene encoding 30S ribosomal protein S9 encodes the protein MAENQYYGTGRRKSSAARVFIKPGSGKIVINQRSLEQYFGRETARMVVRQPLELVDMVEKLDLYITVKGGGISGQAGAIRHGITRALMEYDESLRGELRKAGFVTRDARQVERKKVGLRKARRRPQFSKR
- the rplM gene encoding 50S ribosomal protein L13, giving the protein MKTFTAKPETVKRDWYVVDATGKTLGRLATELARRLRGKHKAEYTPHVDTGDYIIVLNADKVAVTGNKRTDKVYYHHTGHIGGIKQATFEEMIARRPERVIEIAVKGMLPKGPLGRAMYRKLKVYAGNEHNHAAQQPQVLDI
- the zapE gene encoding cell division protein ZapE; translation: MQSLSPTSHYQRALNEGSHQPDDVQREAVRRLDSIWQQLTTQPTEAAPAGGLKAAFGRLLGKKAPRSVTAVRGLYMWGGVGRGKTWLMDLFYQSLPGTRKQRLHFHRFMLRVHEELTALQGHSDPLDIVAERFKAETDVLCFDEFFVSDITDAMLLGGLMKALFARGITLVATSNIPPDELYRNGLQRARFLPAIDAIKAHCDIMNVDAGVDYRLRTLTQAHLWISPLNDDTQQQMDKLWLALAGAKRDNAAVLEVNHRPLQTLGVVNQTLAVSFATLCVDARSQHDYIALSRLFHTVMLFDVPVMTTLMESEARRFIALVDEFYERHVKLVVSAAVPLYEIYQGERLKFEFQRCLSRLQEMQSEEYLKREHMP